The Hymenobacter sp. DG01 genome has a segment encoding these proteins:
- a CDS encoding aspartate kinase: MHASHQLRVYKFGGASVKDAAAIRNLAHIVRTHGGSSPLLIVVSAMGKTTNALEELFQLAHAGQDYIAPLTKLREFHLGVAQELGAADDSTFTPTPTLTELLEQLQDKLATLSPGEFDKQYDQVVSFGELLATLIVARALQAQWLDCRPLIRTDHTWREGRVDWPTTERNLGAALPPQLQQGPVVTQGFLGGTASGQTTTLGREGSDYTAAILAYCLGAESVTIWKDVAGLLNADPKIFADTVRYPEISYQETIEMAYYGASVIHPKTIKPLAVRGIPLLVKSFLHPTAEGTRIHDCRHGLLAPAFIRKTSQCLISFESKDLTFISEENLEVIFGALAQVRLKINLMQNSAISFSVCTDFSAYRLEKLLAALREQFTIHYNTGLELYTIKNYDAASIRRLTEGRELLLEQRTRQTFQFVCRGGENEFIK, translated from the coding sequence ATGCACGCATCGCATCAACTCCGCGTTTATAAGTTCGGCGGCGCTTCGGTCAAGGACGCCGCAGCCATTCGCAACCTCGCTCACATTGTGCGCACGCACGGGGGTAGCAGCCCGCTGCTAATTGTGGTATCGGCCATGGGCAAGACTACCAATGCCCTGGAGGAACTCTTCCAGCTGGCCCACGCAGGCCAGGATTACATCGCCCCGCTGACCAAGCTGCGCGAATTTCATCTGGGCGTAGCGCAAGAGCTGGGTGCCGCTGATGACTCCACTTTTACCCCCACGCCTACCCTGACCGAATTGCTGGAACAGCTGCAGGATAAGCTGGCGACCCTTTCGCCCGGCGAGTTCGACAAGCAGTACGACCAGGTGGTGAGCTTCGGGGAACTACTGGCGACGCTGATTGTGGCCCGGGCGCTGCAGGCCCAGTGGCTCGACTGCCGCCCCCTCATCCGCACCGACCATACCTGGCGCGAGGGCCGGGTGGACTGGCCGACTACGGAGCGCAACCTGGGCGCTGCCCTACCCCCTCAGCTTCAGCAAGGGCCCGTGGTTACGCAGGGCTTCCTGGGTGGTACGGCCAGTGGGCAGACCACTACGCTGGGCCGGGAAGGCTCCGACTATACGGCCGCCATTCTGGCCTACTGCCTGGGTGCCGAGTCGGTAACGATTTGGAAGGATGTGGCCGGCTTGCTCAACGCCGACCCCAAAATCTTTGCTGACACGGTGCGCTACCCCGAAATCAGCTACCAGGAAACCATTGAAATGGCGTACTACGGGGCTTCGGTCATTCACCCCAAAACCATTAAGCCCCTGGCCGTGCGCGGCATTCCGCTCTTGGTAAAATCGTTTCTGCACCCCACGGCCGAGGGCACGCGCATCCACGACTGCCGCCACGGCCTGCTGGCCCCCGCCTTCATCCGCAAAACCAGCCAATGCCTGATTTCTTTTGAATCCAAGGACCTCACCTTTATATCAGAGGAGAACCTGGAGGTGATTTTCGGGGCCCTGGCGCAGGTTAGGCTCAAGATCAACCTGATGCAGAACTCGGCCATTAGCTTCTCGGTCTGCACCGATTTCTCGGCTTACCGCCTGGAAAAACTGCTAGCCGCGTTGCGCGAGCAGTTCACCATTCACTACAACACGGGCCTGGAGCTCTATACCATCAAGAACTACGACGCGGCCAGCATTCGGCGGCTTACGGAGGGTAGGGAGCTGCTGCTGGAGCAGCGCACACGCCAAACGTTTCAGTTTGTGTGCCGGGGCGGCGAAAACGAATTCATCAAGTAA
- a CDS encoding GNAT family N-acetyltransferase has translation MIDTPRLQLLPCTPAHFAALLRHDLAELAGLLNVRPEPDWLRQDEVWDILPQAERFLREHPEAAAWWLYFLVHRTHKTLLGVGGFKGAPSADGSVEIGYSIAPVFRQQGYATETVQGMLAHAFAQPAVRQVLAHTLPQPNWSTHILQKAGFVFQQEVADPADGPAWLWVLPRTAYQSH, from the coding sequence ATGATTGATACTCCCCGCCTTCAGTTGCTGCCCTGTACTCCGGCCCACTTTGCGGCCCTGCTGCGCCACGATCTGGCGGAGTTGGCTGGGTTGCTGAACGTGCGGCCGGAGCCGGACTGGCTGCGGCAGGATGAGGTATGGGACATTCTGCCACAGGCCGAGCGTTTCCTGCGGGAGCACCCCGAGGCCGCCGCGTGGTGGCTATACTTTTTGGTGCACCGCACCCACAAGACGCTGCTGGGGGTAGGCGGATTCAAAGGGGCTCCTTCGGCGGATGGTTCGGTAGAAATCGGTTACAGCATTGCTCCGGTTTTTCGGCAGCAGGGCTACGCTACGGAAACCGTGCAAGGGATGCTGGCCCACGCTTTTGCTCAGCCGGCAGTACGCCAGGTGCTGGCCCACACCCTACCCCAGCCCAACTGGTCAACCCATATTCTGCAGAAGGCAGGGTTTGTTTTCCAGCAGGAGGTAGCAGACCCCGCCGACGGTCCGGCCTGGCTATGGGTCCTACCTCGCACCGCGTACCAAAGCCACTAA
- a CDS encoding fasciclin domain-containing protein, whose amino-acid sequence MKKTFRLTTLALVSATALSVGLSSCGDTAKNTETATTAEPGATTVDSTAMLSDSARMGKKEGVLVDNVPMTPDKTIVQNAVLAPSVTTLVKAVKAAGLDETLSGAGPYTVFAPTNAAFDKLPNGALASLMKPESKEKLKGVLTYHVIQGRLLAQDLRDGQELTTVNGEKIKISVQNGKVMVSNGKDAPINIQTPDVISSNGVTHLIEGVLLPPPPAS is encoded by the coding sequence ATGAAAAAGACTTTCCGCCTTACTACCCTTGCCCTGGTATCGGCAACTGCCCTGAGCGTTGGGCTCAGCAGCTGCGGCGATACCGCTAAAAACACCGAAACCGCAACCACTGCCGAGCCCGGAGCCACCACCGTGGATTCCACGGCAATGCTGTCGGACTCGGCGCGTATGGGTAAAAAGGAAGGTGTACTGGTCGATAATGTGCCCATGACGCCCGACAAAACCATCGTGCAGAATGCGGTGCTGGCTCCCAGCGTTACTACCCTGGTAAAAGCGGTGAAGGCTGCCGGCCTCGATGAGACGCTGAGCGGCGCGGGTCCTTACACCGTATTCGCGCCCACCAACGCCGCCTTCGATAAGCTGCCCAATGGTGCATTGGCCAGCCTAATGAAGCCCGAAAGCAAAGAAAAGCTGAAAGGCGTACTCACCTACCACGTCATTCAGGGCCGCCTGCTGGCGCAAGACCTGCGCGACGGTCAGGAGCTAACCACCGTCAACGGCGAGAAAATCAAGATTTCGGTGCAAAACGGCAAGGTGATGGTTAGCAATGGCAAAGATGCGCCCATCAACATCCAGACCCCCGACGTCATTTCCAGCAATGGGGTTACCCACCTCATCGAAGGCGTGCTGTTACCTCCGCCGCCCGCCAGCTAA
- a CDS encoding peroxiredoxin, giving the protein MAVLVGKRAPSFKATAVIDGEFEEDFSLDRYLGKKHVIFYFYPADFTFVCPTEIIAFQERLADFEAKGVAIVGCSTDTHFSHFAWLQTPRDNGGIEGVTYPLVADATKTIAANYDVLGGHYDYNEAGEMTFVGSPLAYRGLFLIDKDGIVRHQVVNDGPLGRSIDEAMRMVDALQYFEEKGEVCPANWEEGKEAMSATREGVANYLGKHASH; this is encoded by the coding sequence ATGGCAGTTCTCGTAGGTAAGCGCGCTCCTTCTTTTAAAGCTACCGCCGTTATTGATGGCGAATTCGAGGAGGATTTCTCCCTCGACCGGTACCTGGGTAAGAAGCACGTTATCTTCTACTTCTACCCCGCCGACTTCACGTTCGTGTGCCCCACCGAAATCATTGCCTTCCAGGAGCGTCTGGCTGATTTCGAGGCCAAAGGCGTGGCCATTGTGGGCTGCTCGACCGACACGCACTTCTCGCACTTTGCCTGGCTGCAAACCCCGCGCGACAATGGCGGCATCGAGGGTGTAACCTACCCGCTGGTGGCTGACGCTACCAAAACCATTGCTGCTAACTACGACGTGCTGGGTGGCCACTACGACTACAACGAGGCCGGCGAAATGACCTTCGTAGGCTCACCCCTGGCCTACCGTGGCCTGTTCCTGATCGACAAGGACGGCATCGTTCGTCACCAGGTAGTAAACGACGGTCCGCTGGGCCGCAGCATCGACGAAGCCATGCGCATGGTGGACGCTCTGCAGTACTTCGAGGAAAAAGGCGAAGTATGCCCCGCTAACTGGGAAGAAGGCAAAGAGGCTATGTCGGCTACCCGCGAAGGTGTGGCTAACTACCTCGGCAAGCACGCTTCTCACTAA
- a CDS encoding NAD(P)-dependent oxidoreductase has protein sequence MTQHTIAFLGLGSMGLAMATNLLKAGHRLTVYNRTVSKAEPLRQLGATVAATPAEAVKDAEFVFTMVTDDAALQEICLGPEGILLALPQGAVHASCSTVAPDTNRRLAEEHARHGSSLVTAPVFGKPDVAAAGKLWLAVAGEASAREKLKPVLEPLGQGVHDFGDDVGAASIVKLCGNFMLGAAIEAMAEAFTLAQKSGLERQQVYEFFTSTLFNTPIYKSYGKLIAERHYQPVGAPPAIIRKDLRLILDESRARVVPMPFANIIHDHLSTSVAKGEQNDWAGFAERVTEGAGL, from the coding sequence TTGACACAGCATACAATTGCCTTCCTGGGCCTGGGTAGCATGGGCCTAGCTATGGCCACTAACCTTTTGAAAGCCGGCCACCGCCTCACCGTATATAACCGCACCGTCAGTAAAGCAGAGCCATTGCGCCAGCTTGGCGCTACCGTAGCCGCTACCCCTGCTGAAGCCGTGAAAGACGCGGAATTCGTGTTTACCATGGTCACCGACGATGCCGCGCTGCAGGAAATCTGCCTGGGCCCTGAAGGTATCTTGTTGGCTTTGCCCCAGGGCGCGGTGCATGCCTCGTGCAGCACTGTAGCCCCTGATACTAACCGTCGCTTGGCCGAGGAGCACGCCCGCCACGGCAGTTCTTTGGTGACGGCCCCAGTGTTCGGCAAGCCTGATGTAGCAGCAGCCGGCAAGCTGTGGTTGGCTGTAGCCGGCGAAGCTAGCGCCCGCGAAAAACTGAAGCCAGTACTGGAGCCCCTAGGCCAAGGCGTCCATGATTTCGGCGACGATGTAGGAGCAGCCAGCATCGTGAAACTCTGCGGCAATTTCATGCTAGGGGCCGCTATTGAGGCTATGGCTGAGGCCTTTACGTTGGCCCAGAAAAGCGGCTTGGAGCGGCAACAGGTTTACGAGTTCTTTACTTCTACCCTCTTCAACACGCCTATCTACAAAAGCTACGGCAAGCTGATTGCGGAGCGCCACTACCAGCCGGTGGGCGCGCCGCCGGCCATCATCCGCAAGGACCTACGCCTGATTCTGGACGAGTCGCGCGCCCGCGTGGTGCCCATGCCCTTTGCCAACATCATCCACGACCACCTCTCCACAAGTGTGGCCAAAGGTGAGCAAAACGACTGGGCCGGTTTCGCCGAGCGCGTAACTGAAGGCGCGGGGTTATAA
- a CDS encoding peptidylprolyl isomerase has protein sequence MKTAEIHTNKGVMKVEFYEKDAPNTVKNFTDLAQQGFYDGLKFHRVIPNFVIQGGCPNSRDGAKGMPGTGGPGYKIDCELNGENQYHDRGVLSMAHAGRNTGGSQFFICHSRDNTAHLDRNHTVFGKVVEGQDIIDQIKANDTIDKIVVNEA, from the coding sequence ATGAAAACTGCCGAAATCCACACCAACAAAGGCGTGATGAAAGTGGAGTTCTACGAGAAGGACGCTCCCAACACGGTTAAAAACTTCACCGACCTGGCCCAGCAGGGCTTCTACGACGGGCTGAAGTTTCACCGCGTGATTCCCAACTTCGTGATTCAGGGCGGCTGCCCCAACTCCCGCGACGGCGCCAAGGGCATGCCCGGCACTGGTGGCCCCGGCTACAAGATTGACTGCGAACTGAACGGCGAAAACCAGTACCACGACCGTGGGGTGCTGAGCATGGCCCACGCCGGCCGCAACACCGGTGGCTCGCAGTTCTTTATCTGCCACTCGCGCGACAACACTGCCCACCTCGACCGGAACCACACCGTGTTCGGTAAAGTGGTAGAAGGTCAGGACATCATCGACCAGATCAAGGCTAACGACACTATCGACAAAATCGTGGTAAACGAGGCCTAA
- a CDS encoding Fur family transcriptional regulator, translating into MALSTDPFSPTPPDAGHLRTRLAQAGLRATRQRLVILESLLTLPGHPTAEQVHRQVISQEPTISLGTVYKALDSFVAAGLTRRVAAAEGTSRRYDADCTEHHHLFCTNTQEIIDYCDPQLDALIRDFFAAKGLQNFQPHSFSLHITGSKVMK; encoded by the coding sequence GTGGCTCTTTCTACTGATCCATTTTCTCCTACCCCGCCCGATGCGGGGCACCTGCGCACCCGGCTGGCCCAGGCTGGCCTGCGGGCTACGCGCCAGCGCCTCGTGATTCTGGAAAGCCTGCTTACGCTGCCGGGCCACCCGACGGCCGAGCAAGTGCATCGCCAGGTAATCAGCCAGGAGCCTACCATTTCACTGGGCACAGTGTATAAGGCCCTCGATTCGTTTGTGGCGGCTGGCCTGACCCGGCGCGTGGCCGCGGCAGAAGGTACTTCCCGGCGCTACGATGCCGACTGCACGGAGCATCATCACCTGTTCTGCACCAACACGCAGGAAATCATTGATTACTGCGACCCGCAGCTGGATGCGCTCATCCGCGACTTCTTCGCGGCGAAAGGGCTGCAAAACTTCCAGCCCCACTCCTTTTCCCTGCACATTACGGGTAGCAAGGTGATGAAGTAA
- a CDS encoding 3-deoxy-D-manno-octulosonic acid transferase, whose amino-acid sequence MLFLYSIALPLYALLLRLVAPFVPKAAQWVEGRRGLLAHIQETLRSETAPLAWFHCASLGEFEQGRPLIEAYTARHPGHKIVLTFFSPSGYEVRKNWPGAAYVFYLPLDTAENARAFLDAVRPELAVFVKYEFWYHFLTELQRRQVPTICVSAIFRPEQSFFQPWGGFFRRILSRFTHIFTQNQASADLLRQAGLTHASVAGDTRFDTVVRTASAPPRSLPLVDAFTDDWCPVFIVGSSWPEDMPALTPLLQQYADQLRFIVAPHEINEHNLRLVEEALPSRVVRYSRAEVATVADSRVLLMDNVGLLSQLYRFGHYAYIGGAFGKGLHNTLEAAAFGLPLFFGPTYYKFQEAQDLVELGCAFPISSADELLTAFGPLFHREEARLTVQDLSLDYVHDHSGATGKIMSWLGERETE is encoded by the coding sequence TTGCTTTTTCTATATTCCATAGCCCTCCCCCTTTACGCGCTGCTGCTGCGGCTGGTGGCACCCTTCGTGCCCAAGGCGGCACAGTGGGTAGAAGGACGGCGCGGGCTGCTGGCTCACATTCAGGAAACTCTGCGCAGTGAAACCGCGCCCCTGGCATGGTTTCACTGCGCTTCCCTGGGCGAGTTTGAGCAGGGCCGCCCCCTGATAGAGGCCTACACCGCCCGCCACCCTGGCCACAAAATCGTGCTGACGTTTTTCTCGCCCTCCGGCTACGAGGTGCGCAAAAACTGGCCCGGCGCCGCCTACGTGTTCTACCTACCCCTCGATACAGCTGAAAACGCCCGTGCTTTTCTGGATGCCGTGCGCCCGGAGCTGGCCGTGTTCGTGAAGTACGAGTTCTGGTACCACTTCCTCACGGAGCTTCAGCGCCGCCAGGTGCCTACTATCTGCGTATCGGCTATTTTTCGGCCCGAGCAGTCGTTTTTTCAGCCTTGGGGTGGCTTCTTCCGGCGCATCCTGAGCCGGTTCACGCATATCTTCACTCAGAACCAAGCATCCGCTGACTTGCTGCGCCAGGCCGGCCTAACCCACGCAAGCGTGGCCGGCGACACTCGGTTTGATACGGTGGTACGCACGGCCTCGGCCCCGCCTCGCTCCCTACCCCTCGTAGATGCCTTTACCGATGACTGGTGCCCGGTGTTTATCGTGGGCAGCAGCTGGCCAGAGGACATGCCGGCCCTCACGCCCCTGCTACAACAGTACGCCGATCAGCTCCGCTTCATTGTGGCCCCGCACGAAATCAATGAGCACAACCTGCGCTTGGTAGAAGAAGCCCTGCCCAGCCGGGTAGTACGCTACTCCCGCGCCGAGGTGGCTACCGTTGCAGATAGCCGTGTGCTGCTCATGGACAATGTGGGCCTGCTCAGCCAGCTCTACCGCTTTGGGCACTACGCTTACATTGGCGGGGCGTTCGGCAAGGGGCTGCACAACACGCTGGAAGCAGCGGCTTTCGGCCTACCCCTGTTCTTCGGGCCAACCTATTACAAGTTTCAGGAAGCCCAGGACCTGGTGGAGTTGGGTTGCGCCTTCCCGATTTCCTCAGCCGATGAGCTGCTGACGGCTTTCGGGCCCCTTTTCCACCGCGAGGAAGCTCGCCTGACGGTGCAGGACCTCAGCCTCGACTACGTGCACGACCACAGCGGCGCCACCGGTAAAATCATGAGCTGGCTCGGGGAGAGAGAAACTGAGTAA
- the rsgA gene encoding ribosome small subunit-dependent GTPase A: MIGIIVKSTGSWYVVRETATGQLHRCRLRGKFKHKGLKVSNPLAVGDQVEFTVEEQTEGAGVIHHIEPRRNYIIRRSVHKAEHAHIVAANLDQALLVVTLASPATSFGFIDRFLVTAEAYSIPVTLLFNKTDLYDEDLADYQEQILKMYQRVGYPGLRCSAHTGEGVAAIDALLDGKVSLLSGHSGVGKSTLINVLVPDLDLKTAEISEFSDKGVHTTTFAEMLEVRPGTYLIDTPGIKELGLVDMKAGELAHYFPEMRALLNQCRYHNCQHLHEPGCAVREAVDKGKIALPRYDSYVSMLEGDDNRK; the protein is encoded by the coding sequence ATGATCGGAATCATCGTTAAATCTACGGGCTCGTGGTACGTCGTGCGCGAAACGGCAACGGGCCAGCTGCACCGCTGCCGCCTGCGGGGCAAGTTCAAGCACAAAGGCCTGAAGGTGAGCAACCCATTAGCCGTGGGCGACCAGGTGGAGTTTACGGTAGAGGAACAGACGGAAGGCGCGGGCGTTATTCATCACATCGAGCCGCGCCGCAACTACATTATCCGCCGCTCGGTACACAAGGCCGAGCACGCCCACATCGTCGCCGCCAACCTCGACCAGGCTCTGCTAGTTGTAACGCTGGCCTCACCGGCTACCTCCTTTGGCTTCATCGACCGGTTTCTGGTAACGGCTGAGGCGTACAGCATTCCGGTTACGCTGCTGTTCAACAAAACTGACCTCTACGACGAGGACTTGGCCGATTATCAGGAGCAGATTCTGAAGATGTACCAGCGCGTAGGCTACCCTGGCCTGCGCTGCTCGGCGCATACCGGCGAGGGAGTAGCGGCCATTGATGCCCTGCTTGATGGCAAAGTATCTCTGCTCTCGGGCCACTCGGGGGTAGGCAAGAGCACCCTCATCAACGTACTGGTACCCGACCTTGATCTAAAAACGGCTGAAATCAGCGAGTTTTCCGATAAAGGTGTGCACACCACTACCTTCGCCGAGATGCTGGAGGTACGCCCCGGTACTTACCTCATTGATACGCCCGGGATTAAGGAATTGGGGTTGGTGGATATGAAGGCCGGTGAGCTGGCCCACTACTTTCCCGAAATGCGCGCCCTGCTCAACCAGTGTCGCTACCACAACTGCCAACACCTGCACGAGCCCGGTTGCGCCGTGCGCGAGGCCGTGGACAAAGGGAAAATTGCTCTCCCCCGCTACGACAGCTACGTGAGCATGCTGGAAGGCGACGACAACCGGAAATAG